The following coding sequences are from one Phenylobacterium glaciei window:
- a CDS encoding TraB/GumN family protein, whose translation MFKLGLLALAAFLVSGPALAKPPVWIVRDADSEVLIFGSVHVLPPGRDWRPTKLDLALTAADDLWFELPMGQATEAEIAGLAASKGVLPPDQHLSALLSPAGAAALAKAGQTYGLMPGFLDRLEPWFAEVALAGAQFRAEGADTDSGVEKSINGTAPATAQRRAFETAAQQIALFDEAPVAAQVASLEDSLTQMDKDPDAYDRLIASWMAADTAALEKDALTPLKTASPVLYARLVSDRNAAWTKVLDERLKGHGHTVVVVGVGHLLTADGVPARLRALGYSVEGP comes from the coding sequence ATGTTCAAGCTTGGCCTGCTCGCCCTGGCGGCGTTCCTCGTCTCCGGACCCGCCCTGGCCAAGCCGCCGGTGTGGATCGTGCGCGACGCCGATTCCGAGGTTCTGATCTTTGGCTCGGTGCACGTCCTGCCGCCGGGTCGGGACTGGCGGCCCACCAAGCTGGACTTAGCCCTGACCGCCGCCGACGACCTGTGGTTCGAACTGCCCATGGGCCAGGCCACAGAGGCGGAGATCGCGGGCCTGGCGGCGTCCAAGGGCGTCCTGCCCCCTGACCAGCACCTCAGCGCCCTGCTGTCGCCGGCCGGCGCCGCCGCGCTGGCCAAGGCCGGCCAGACCTACGGCCTCATGCCAGGCTTCCTCGACCGGCTGGAGCCCTGGTTCGCCGAGGTCGCCCTGGCCGGCGCCCAGTTCCGCGCCGAGGGCGCCGACACCGACTCCGGCGTCGAGAAGTCGATCAACGGCACAGCGCCCGCTACCGCCCAACGCCGCGCCTTCGAGACCGCCGCCCAGCAGATCGCCCTGTTCGACGAGGCGCCTGTGGCCGCCCAGGTCGCCTCGCTGGAGGACAGCTTGACGCAAATGGACAAAGACCCCGACGCCTATGACCGGCTGATCGCCTCCTGGATGGCCGCCGACACCGCCGCCCTGGAGAAGGATGCGCTCACCCCGCTCAAGACGGCCTCGCCGGTGCTCTATGCGCGGCTGGTGAGCGACCGGAACGCCGCCTGGACCAAGGTGCTGGATGAGCGTCTCAAGGGCCACGGCCACACCGTCGTCGTCGTGGGCGTCGGCCACCTGCTCACCGCCGACGGCGTGCCCGCCCGGCTGCGGGCGCTTGGCTATTCCGTCGAGGGGCCGTAA
- a CDS encoding GDSL-type esterase/lipase family protein, translated as MRLIAFGESFVQGAGDPDHLGWVGRAISGRREISLYNLGIRRETSTQLLARWEGEARLRRVDYEPMRIVFSFGCNDSHLEDGAPRVAVAETLKNARALLTGALAFAPVLMVGPPPVADPGVCARTEALNAALLALCARLQVPFIDVFQPLEAGGLWQAEAAAWDGAHPGAAGYQQMADLVSAHPAWRRFIEGGE; from the coding sequence ATGCGGCTGATCGCGTTCGGAGAGTCCTTCGTCCAGGGCGCAGGCGACCCCGACCATCTGGGCTGGGTGGGGCGGGCCATCTCGGGGCGGCGCGAGATCAGCCTCTATAACCTCGGCATCCGCCGCGAGACCTCGACACAGCTGCTGGCGCGCTGGGAGGGCGAGGCCCGCCTGCGGCGGGTGGACTATGAGCCCATGCGGATCGTCTTCTCCTTCGGCTGCAATGACAGCCACCTGGAGGACGGCGCGCCGCGGGTGGCGGTGGCGGAAACCCTGAAGAACGCCCGCGCCCTGCTGACGGGCGCCCTGGCCTTCGCCCCGGTGCTGATGGTCGGGCCGCCGCCGGTGGCCGATCCCGGGGTCTGCGCCCGCACCGAGGCGCTGAACGCCGCCCTGCTGGCGCTGTGCGCCCGGCTGCAGGTGCCCTTCATCGACGTCTTCCAGCCCCTGGAGGCCGGCGGTCTCTGGCAGGCGGAAGCCGCCGCCTGGGACGGCGCGCACCCCGGCGCGGCGGGCTATCAGCAGATGGCCGACCTGGTCTCCGCCCACCCCGCCTGGCGACGTTTCATCGAAGGTGGCGAATAG
- a CDS encoding cupin domain-containing protein encodes MDRHIIRTRDLDWSSLPSGRHPFNPDSEMKMARLGDQTGMKRVLTNLVRLPPGKESFIAHSHAVEEEFIFVLEGTGEVTLDGEAHAVGPGDFVGFPTDGVVHGFRNTGASDLLYLTAGERARVEIAEMPSIGKTTVFRPGRITMFGDGGVEELTPEEWGARTKLP; translated from the coding sequence ATGGATAGGCACATCATCCGCACCCGCGACCTGGACTGGTCGTCCCTGCCCTCGGGCCGCCATCCGTTCAATCCGGACTCGGAAATGAAGATGGCCCGGCTGGGCGACCAGACCGGGATGAAGCGGGTGCTGACCAACCTGGTCCGCCTGCCGCCCGGCAAGGAGAGCTTCATCGCCCATAGCCACGCCGTGGAGGAGGAGTTCATCTTCGTCCTGGAGGGGACCGGCGAGGTGACCCTGGACGGCGAGGCCCATGCGGTGGGGCCGGGAGACTTCGTAGGCTTCCCCACCGACGGCGTGGTGCATGGCTTCCGCAACACCGGGGCCAGCGACCTGCTCTACCTCACCGCCGGGGAACGGGCGCGGGTGGAGATCGCCGAAATGCCCAGCATCGGCAAGACCACGGTCTTCCGTCCCGGGCGGATCACGATGTTCGGAGACGGCGGCGTCGAGGAACTGACCCCCGAGGAATGGGGCGCGCGGACCAAGCTGCCCTAG
- a CDS encoding class I SAM-dependent methyltransferase — protein MTGPAATFGFRDVDPAEKPRLVRGVFDKVASRYDLMNDLMSAGVHRLWKDAVAARLNPQPGEVIVDCAGGTGDMARRFAKMARAAQLRRGGDDAAIHIIDYNAEMIAAGRERGGEPEITWTVGDAQRLPLPDASANAYVISFGIRNVTDISAALREARRVLKPGGRFLCLEFSQPATEALRRAYDAYSFKVIPAIGELVAKDRASYQYLVESIRRFPDQKTFVDLITKAGFSRAGYTNFTGGVAALHHGWAV, from the coding sequence ATGACAGGACCTGCCGCCACCTTCGGTTTCCGCGACGTGGACCCCGCCGAGAAGCCGCGTCTGGTGCGCGGAGTCTTCGACAAGGTCGCCAGCCGCTACGACCTGATGAACGACCTGATGAGCGCCGGCGTCCACCGCCTGTGGAAGGACGCTGTCGCCGCGCGCCTGAACCCGCAGCCGGGCGAGGTGATCGTCGACTGCGCCGGGGGCACCGGCGACATGGCCCGCCGTTTCGCCAAGATGGCGCGAGCCGCCCAGCTGCGCCGGGGCGGGGACGACGCGGCCATCCACATCATCGACTACAACGCCGAGATGATCGCCGCGGGCCGTGAGCGCGGCGGGGAGCCGGAGATCACCTGGACCGTCGGCGATGCCCAGCGCCTGCCGCTGCCGGACGCCAGCGCCAACGCCTATGTGATCTCCTTCGGAATCCGCAACGTCACCGACATCTCCGCGGCCCTGCGCGAGGCGCGACGGGTGCTGAAGCCCGGCGGCCGGTTCCTGTGCCTGGAGTTCTCGCAGCCGGCCACCGAGGCCCTGCGCCGCGCCTATGACGCCTATTCTTTCAAGGTGATCCCGGCCATCGGCGAACTGGTGGCCAAGGACCGCGCCTCCTACCAGTATCTGGTGGAGAGCATCCGCCGGTTCCCCGACCAGAAGACCTTCGTCGACCTGATCACCAAGGCCGGGTTCAGCCGCGCCGGCTACACCAACTTCACCGGCGGGGTCGCGGCCCTGCACCACGGTTGGGCTGTCTGA
- the dapB gene encoding 4-hydroxy-tetrahydrodipicolinate reductase, whose amino-acid sequence MTAPIRIAIAGALGRMGQAIAAVVEARDDVVLAARFDRPDAAGEGLVSRDEALAACDVVIDFTTPAASVALAQHCAARGGPALVIGATGISEADGALIDACAAKIPIVRARNFSLGVNMLMSLVTQAAKALAASDYDIEVFEAHHRRKVDSPSGTALMLGEAAAEGRGVDLNDVAQRGRDGLNGPRATGDIGFSVMRGGDIIGEHSVIFAAEDEILTLSHSARDRRLFARGAVQAALWAAGKPSGAYDMQDVLKS is encoded by the coding sequence CTGACCGCTCCCATCCGCATCGCCATCGCCGGGGCCCTTGGCCGCATGGGTCAGGCGATCGCCGCCGTGGTTGAGGCCCGTGACGACGTGGTCTTGGCCGCCCGTTTCGACCGGCCCGACGCCGCCGGCGAGGGCCTGGTCAGCCGCGACGAGGCGCTGGCCGCCTGCGACGTGGTCATCGACTTCACCACGCCGGCCGCCTCCGTGGCCCTGGCCCAGCACTGCGCCGCGCGCGGCGGCCCGGCCCTGGTGATCGGCGCCACCGGCATTTCCGAGGCGGACGGCGCCCTCATCGACGCCTGCGCGGCGAAGATCCCCATCGTCCGGGCCCGCAACTTCTCGCTCGGCGTCAACATGCTGATGAGCCTGGTGACCCAGGCCGCCAAGGCCCTGGCCGCCAGCGACTACGACATCGAGGTCTTCGAGGCCCACCACCGCCGCAAGGTCGATAGCCCCTCCGGCACCGCCCTGATGCTGGGCGAAGCCGCCGCCGAGGGCCGCGGCGTGGACCTGAACGATGTCGCCCAACGCGGCCGTGACGGCCTCAACGGTCCGCGCGCCACCGGCGATATCGGCTTCTCCGTCATGCGCGGCGGCGACATCATCGGCGAGCACTCAGTGATCTTCGCCGCCGAGGACGAGATCCTCACCCTCAGCCACTCGGCCCGCGACCGGCGCCTGTTCGCCCGCGGCGCGGTCCAGGCCGCGCTCTGGGCGGCGGGAAAGCCGTCCGGCGCCTACGACATGCAGGACGTCCTCAAGTCCTGA
- the coaBC gene encoding bifunctional phosphopantothenoylcysteine decarboxylase/phosphopantothenate--cysteine ligase CoaBC — MSEKRILLIVGGGIAAYKSLELVRLLRKAGVAVRPILTAAGAQFVTPLSLSALCEDRVYSELFSLDDESEMGHIQLSRSADLVVVAPATADLMAKAANGLANDLASTTLLATDKRVLMAPAMNVRMWNHPATRRNLATLAADGVAFVGPDEGAMACGEFGPGRLAEPPEIFAAIMKALEGPAAKPLAGRRAIVTAGPTAEPIDPVRVLTNRSSGKQGFAIAAALAELGADVTLVAGPVALATPLGVKRVDVETAREMLAACEAALPADICVCVAAVSDWRPETEAGSKMKKGADGPPALTLVENPDILATLSNGFPRPKLVVGFAAETDNVEAYAQAKLAKKGCDWIVANDVSITGTMGGDDNAVSIVTPQGIERWERTAKSDVARKLATRMAEELS, encoded by the coding sequence TTGTCGGAAAAGCGAATTCTCCTGATCGTGGGCGGCGGGATCGCGGCCTATAAGAGCCTCGAACTGGTGCGGCTGCTGCGCAAGGCCGGCGTCGCGGTGCGGCCGATCCTGACCGCCGCCGGCGCCCAGTTCGTTACGCCGCTCAGCCTCTCGGCGCTCTGCGAAGACCGCGTCTATTCCGAACTCTTCTCGCTGGATGACGAGTCGGAGATGGGCCACATCCAGCTCTCCCGCTCCGCTGACCTGGTGGTGGTCGCGCCCGCCACCGCCGACCTGATGGCCAAGGCCGCGAATGGTCTGGCCAACGACTTGGCGTCGACGACCCTATTGGCGACCGACAAGCGGGTGCTGATGGCGCCGGCTATGAACGTGCGCATGTGGAACCACCCGGCCACCCGGCGGAACCTGGCGACCCTGGCCGCCGATGGCGTCGCCTTCGTCGGTCCCGATGAAGGCGCCATGGCCTGCGGCGAGTTCGGGCCCGGCCGTTTGGCCGAGCCGCCGGAGATCTTCGCCGCCATCATGAAGGCCCTGGAGGGCCCCGCGGCGAAGCCGCTCGCGGGACGCAGGGCCATCGTCACCGCCGGCCCCACCGCCGAGCCTATCGACCCGGTCCGCGTGCTCACCAACCGCTCCAGCGGCAAGCAGGGTTTCGCCATCGCCGCCGCCCTGGCCGAACTCGGGGCCGACGTCACCCTGGTGGCGGGTCCGGTGGCGCTCGCGACCCCGCTGGGGGTCAAGCGCGTGGACGTGGAGACGGCCCGCGAGATGCTGGCCGCCTGCGAGGCCGCCCTTCCGGCCGACATCTGTGTCTGCGTGGCGGCGGTCTCCGACTGGCGGCCCGAAACCGAGGCCGGCTCCAAGATGAAGAAGGGGGCCGATGGCCCGCCTGCCCTGACGCTGGTGGAGAACCCCGACATCCTGGCCACCCTCTCCAACGGCTTCCCCCGCCCCAAGCTGGTGGTGGGCTTCGCCGCCGAGACCGACAATGTGGAGGCCTACGCCCAGGCCAAGCTGGCCAAGAAGGGCTGCGACTGGATCGTGGCCAATGACGTCAGCATCACGGGCACGATGGGCGGCGACGACAATGCCGTTTCCATCGTCACGCCCCAGGGAATCGAGCGATGGGAGCGGACCGCAAAGTCCGACGTCGCCCGCAAGCTGGCGACGCGCATGGCCGAGGAGCTCTCTTGA
- the mutM gene encoding bifunctional DNA-formamidopyrimidine glycosylase/DNA-(apurinic or apyrimidinic site) lyase — protein MPELPEVETVRRGLAPVLEGARLSRVEARRADLRFPFPEGFVQRLTGATIQRLDRRAKYLMGELDRGETLVMHLGMSGRFEIARPEGTIRPGEFVYAQDPDPKHAHVVFETQAGGRVTYYDPRRFGYMALIETAKLQEHPWFAGLGPEPLSDAFNADRLKAAFANRKQGPKTLLLDQRVVAGLGNIYVCEALNRARISPFKPAGSIPARKLPGLVTIIREVLEEAIAAGGSTLRDYASADGALGYFQHRFRAYGREGQPCLNEGCTGVIAREVQAGRSTFFCPVCQK, from the coding sequence ATGCCTGAACTTCCCGAGGTCGAGACCGTCCGCCGCGGCCTGGCGCCCGTGCTGGAGGGCGCCAGGCTCTCCCGCGTCGAGGCCCGCCGCGCCGACCTGCGCTTTCCCTTCCCCGAGGGCTTCGTGCAACGTCTGACCGGGGCGACGATCCAGCGCCTGGACCGCCGGGCGAAATATCTGATGGGGGAGCTGGACCGCGGCGAGACCCTGGTGATGCACCTCGGCATGAGCGGCCGCTTCGAGATCGCCCGGCCGGAGGGGACGATCCGGCCCGGTGAATTCGTCTACGCCCAGGACCCGGACCCCAAGCACGCCCATGTGGTGTTCGAGACGCAGGCCGGGGGGCGGGTCACCTATTACGACCCCCGCCGCTTCGGCTACATGGCGCTGATTGAGACCGCCAAGCTCCAGGAGCATCCCTGGTTCGCCGGCCTCGGCCCTGAGCCGTTGTCCGACGCTTTCAATGCGGATCGGCTGAAGGCCGCCTTCGCCAACCGCAAGCAGGGGCCCAAGACCCTGCTGCTGGACCAGCGGGTCGTGGCGGGACTGGGCAACATCTATGTCTGCGAGGCGCTGAACCGGGCGCGGATCTCCCCCTTCAAGCCGGCGGGCTCCATTCCGGCCAGGAAACTGCCGGGCCTGGTCACCATCATCCGTGAGGTGCTGGAGGAGGCGATCGCCGCCGGGGGGTCCACCCTGCGCGACTATGCGTCCGCCGACGGCGCCCTGGGCTATTTCCAGCATCGGTTCCGGGCCTATGGCCGAGAAGGGCAGCCCTGCTTGAACGAGGGTTGTACGGGCGTCATCGCCCGCGAGGTGCAGGCCGGCCGCTCGACCTTCTTCTGCCCCGTTTGCCAGAAATAA
- the rpsT gene encoding 30S ribosomal protein S20, translating to MANTPGAKKAVRKIERRTEVNKARRSRVRTYLRKFEEALTSGDAAAAKTAFVEAQSELMRAVTKGVVHKNTGSRKVSRLAAQLKKMAAA from the coding sequence ATGGCCAATACGCCTGGCGCCAAGAAGGCCGTTCGCAAGATCGAACGCCGCACCGAAGTCAACAAGGCCCGCCGCTCGCGCGTGCGGACCTATCTTCGCAAGTTCGAAGAGGCTCTGACCTCGGGCGACGCCGCCGCCGCCAAGACCGCCTTCGTCGAGGCCCAGTCGGAACTGATGCGCGCCGTCACCAAGGGCGTCGTTCACAAGAACACCGGCTCGCGGAAAGTGTCCCGCCTGGCCGCCCAGCTCAAGAAGATGGCCGCTGCTTAA
- a CDS encoding amidase family protein, with amino-acid sequence MAGDILIQDATSQLAALQSKRISSEELLKLALGRHEKLHKRLNAVVNADLSHALERARSIDDTRVKDGHLGPLAGLPMTIKDTLDVAGMPASAGLDSFRHRVCEDADAVSGARRAGAVIWGKTNVPVMAGDWQSFNDLYGTTNNPWDAERTSGGSSGGAAAALAVGITPLEIGSDIGGSLRVPAHFCGVFSHKPTWGLVSQIGHVPPHPGAHAERDLNVIGPMARSARDLRLLLSLIANGPVAAKAPAADLTKTKIGVWLDEDGFPLDGEVRTVLESFVTQLAEAGAEIEIISSPVPTDQLMSAYQVLLGSIIGSDLPDAQRRQMQSMRGVAKLAVTLGADERSSLAQVRAYTATHAEWLEADEVRCRLRDGLKTVFSKFDVILAPVSPVVAFQHNHRAFASRKLVCSTGQTLPYAAMLDWIALATACYLPVTTVPAGHAMSGLPVGVQLIGPQGGDAKTLAIAQAIDENIRGFVAPTIDF; translated from the coding sequence ATGGCCGGAGACATCCTGATCCAGGACGCCACGAGCCAGCTCGCCGCCCTGCAGAGCAAGCGCATCTCGTCGGAGGAACTGCTGAAGCTGGCGCTCGGCCGTCATGAGAAGCTGCACAAGCGCCTCAACGCCGTGGTCAACGCCGACCTCTCCCACGCCCTGGAGCGGGCGCGGTCCATCGACGACACCCGGGTGAAGGACGGCCACCTCGGACCGCTGGCCGGTCTGCCCATGACCATCAAGGACACCCTGGACGTGGCGGGCATGCCGGCCTCGGCGGGGCTCGACAGCTTCCGCCACCGGGTCTGCGAGGACGCGGACGCCGTCTCGGGCGCGCGCCGCGCGGGAGCGGTGATCTGGGGCAAGACCAATGTGCCGGTTATGGCCGGGGACTGGCAGAGCTTCAACGACCTCTACGGGACCACCAACAACCCCTGGGACGCCGAGCGCACCAGCGGCGGCTCCTCCGGCGGGGCGGCGGCAGCGCTGGCCGTCGGCATCACGCCCCTGGAGATCGGCTCGGATATCGGCGGCTCCCTGCGGGTTCCGGCCCATTTCTGTGGCGTCTTCTCCCACAAGCCCACCTGGGGCCTCGTCTCGCAGATCGGCCACGTACCGCCCCATCCCGGCGCCCATGCCGAGCGCGACCTCAACGTGATCGGGCCCATGGCCCGCTCGGCGCGGGATCTGCGCCTGCTGCTCTCGCTGATCGCCAATGGTCCGGTGGCGGCCAAGGCGCCCGCCGCCGACCTTACCAAGACCAAGATCGGGGTGTGGCTCGATGAGGATGGCTTCCCCCTGGACGGTGAAGTTCGCACCGTTCTGGAGTCCTTCGTCACCCAGCTGGCCGAGGCCGGCGCCGAGATCGAGATTATCTCCAGCCCGGTCCCCACCGACCAGCTTATGAGCGCCTACCAGGTGCTGCTGGGTTCGATCATCGGCTCGGACCTGCCGGACGCCCAGCGTCGCCAGATGCAGTCCATGCGCGGCGTCGCCAAGCTGGCCGTGACCCTGGGGGCCGACGAGCGCTCCTCCCTGGCCCAGGTGCGGGCCTATACCGCCACCCACGCCGAGTGGCTGGAGGCCGACGAGGTCCGCTGCCGCCTGCGCGACGGCCTGAAGACCGTCTTCTCCAAGTTCGATGTGATCCTGGCCCCGGTCAGCCCGGTGGTGGCCTTCCAGCACAACCATCGCGCCTTCGCGAGCCGTAAGCTGGTCTGTTCCACGGGCCAGACCCTGCCCTACGCCGCGATGCTGGACTGGATCGCCCTGGCCACCGCCTGCTACCTGCCGGTGACCACGGTCCCGGCCGGCCACGCCATGTCAGGCCTCCCGGTGGGCGTCCAGCTCATCGGCCCCCAGGGCGGCGACGCCAAGACCCTGGCCATCGCCCAGGCCATTGACGAGAACATCCGCGGCTTCGTCGCGCCGACGATAGATTTCTGA
- the ubiB gene encoding 2-polyprenylphenol 6-hydroxylase, whose amino-acid sequence MSAGLLLARNDALLPRELAALYPPGLKFLANLSRIAAGPSARLGRPGERLARSLERLGPVAIKLGQLLSTRADIFGETFALDLARLKDKLDPFPTDQARREVELTLGRKVESLYSSFGPPVAAASLAQAHQATLLDGRRVAVKVLRPGIALRVAQDAEVMALAGRLVERWSLVARRLEPRALAATVIRATELELDLRLEAAGADELAGVMARDGYMSTPKIVWEGVGKRVLTQEWAPGAPLSDEAALTLPGLDRQALADNLIRAFLAQALDHGVFHADLHEGNLFVAAPDKVIAVDFGIIGRLGAPERRYLAEILWGFLEKDYDRVAQVHFEAGYVPAGHSPAAFAQALRAVGEQVFGRPANEISMSRVLIQLFEITALFDMKLRPELVLLQKTMMTVEGVARRICPDHDIWAAADPVVRRWMLRELSPAAKVKRFADEGLQALRNLARLLENPPQPAVAVVEVEASHPARWFAFGALTAAAVFLLASWLF is encoded by the coding sequence ATGTCGGCCGGCCTGCTGCTGGCGCGCAATGACGCCCTCCTGCCCCGTGAACTGGCCGCCCTCTATCCGCCGGGCCTGAAATTCCTCGCAAATCTGTCGCGGATCGCCGCCGGTCCGTCCGCCCGCCTCGGCCGCCCGGGGGAACGCCTGGCGCGGTCGCTGGAACGGCTGGGCCCGGTGGCCATCAAGCTGGGTCAACTTCTCTCCACGAGGGCCGACATCTTCGGTGAGACCTTCGCCCTTGACCTCGCCCGCCTGAAGGACAAGCTCGATCCCTTCCCCACCGACCAGGCCCGCCGCGAGGTGGAGCTGACCCTGGGCCGCAAGGTGGAGAGCCTCTATTCCAGCTTCGGTCCGCCGGTGGCCGCCGCCTCCCTCGCCCAGGCCCACCAGGCCACCCTGCTGGACGGTCGCAGGGTCGCCGTGAAGGTGCTGCGGCCGGGCATCGCCCTGCGGGTGGCCCAGGACGCCGAGGTCATGGCCCTGGCCGGCCGGCTGGTGGAGCGCTGGAGCCTGGTGGCGCGAAGGCTTGAACCCAGAGCCCTGGCCGCCACCGTCATCCGCGCCACTGAGCTGGAGCTGGACCTGCGCCTCGAGGCCGCCGGGGCCGACGAACTGGCGGGCGTCATGGCCCGCGACGGCTATATGTCGACGCCGAAGATCGTCTGGGAAGGGGTCGGCAAGCGGGTCCTCACCCAGGAATGGGCGCCGGGCGCGCCGCTCTCCGACGAGGCGGCCCTGACCTTGCCGGGCCTCGACCGCCAGGCCCTGGCCGACAACCTGATCCGCGCCTTCCTGGCCCAGGCTCTGGACCACGGGGTCTTCCACGCCGACCTGCACGAGGGGAACCTGTTCGTCGCCGCGCCGGACAAGGTGATCGCCGTCGACTTCGGGATCATCGGCCGGCTCGGCGCGCCCGAGCGGCGGTATCTGGCCGAGATCCTCTGGGGGTTCCTGGAAAAGGACTACGACCGGGTGGCCCAGGTCCACTTCGAGGCGGGCTATGTGCCGGCCGGTCACAGCCCCGCGGCCTTCGCCCAGGCGCTGCGGGCGGTTGGCGAACAGGTGTTCGGGCGGCCCGCCAACGAGATCTCCATGAGCCGGGTGCTGATCCAGCTGTTCGAGATCACCGCCCTGTTCGACATGAAGCTGCGGCCCGAACTGGTGCTGCTGCAGAAGACCATGATGACCGTGGAGGGCGTCGCCCGCCGCATCTGTCCTGATCACGACATCTGGGCCGCCGCCGATCCGGTGGTGCGCCGCTGGATGCTGCGGGAGCTGTCTCCGGCCGCCAAGGTCAAGCGGTTCGCCGACGAGGGGCTGCAGGCCCTGCGCAACCTCGCCCGCCTGCTGGAAAACCCACCGCAGCCCGCCGTGGCGGTGGTGGAGGTCGAGGCGTCACATCCGGCCCGCTGGTTCGCCTTCGGGGCCTTGACGGCGGCGGCGGTCTTCCTGCTGGCGTCCTGGCTCTTCTAG
- the dut gene encoding dUTP diphosphatase encodes MNLPIKRLAHNLELPLPAYETADSAGMDLRAAVPQGEPVVIRPGDRFAVPTGLAMAIPRGFEGQVRPRSGLALKSGITCLNTPGTVDSDYRGEVKVILINLGAEDFTVRRGDRIAQMVIAPVIQATVAEVSDLDETARGAGGFGSTGAA; translated from the coding sequence TTGAACCTGCCTATCAAGCGCCTGGCGCATAATTTGGAACTGCCGCTGCCGGCCTATGAGACCGCCGATTCCGCCGGCATGGACCTGCGGGCCGCTGTGCCGCAGGGCGAGCCGGTGGTGATCCGCCCGGGCGACCGGTTCGCCGTGCCGACCGGATTGGCCATGGCGATCCCCCGCGGCTTCGAGGGCCAGGTGCGGCCGCGCTCGGGCCTGGCGCTGAAGTCCGGGATCACCTGCCTGAACACGCCCGGCACCGTCGATTCCGACTACCGGGGCGAGGTGAAGGTCATCCTGATCAACCTCGGCGCAGAAGATTTCACCGTTCGCAGAGGCGACCGCATCGCCCAGATGGTCATCGCCCCGGTGATCCAGGCGACGGTGGCCGAGGTCAGCGACCTCGACGAGACGGCGCGCGGCGCTGGCGGGTTCGGGTCTACTGGGGCCGCTTGA
- a CDS encoding enoyl-CoA hydratase, which produces MAYETLIVETTDAVTLIRLNRPEALNALNSQLLSELTAALDAAEADETVRCLVLTGSDRAFAAGADIKEMSDKTYAQMFAADFFGAFARRMEQFRKPIIAAVAGYALGGGCELAMLCDFIIAAETAKFGQPEINLGVAPGIGGTQRLTRFVGKSKAMDMILTARMMDAAEAERSGLVSRVVPADKLIEEAMGAATKVASQSPLAVMMNKELVEAAYETTLATGVALERRLFHSLFAFDDQKEGMAAFVEKRKPSFKGS; this is translated from the coding sequence ATGGCCTATGAGACCCTGATCGTCGAGACCACGGACGCCGTCACCCTGATCCGGCTGAACCGGCCCGAGGCGCTGAATGCGCTCAACAGCCAGCTTCTGTCCGAACTGACCGCCGCGTTGGACGCCGCCGAGGCCGACGAGACCGTCCGCTGCCTGGTGCTCACCGGGTCGGACCGCGCCTTCGCCGCCGGCGCCGACATCAAGGAGATGTCGGACAAGACCTACGCCCAGATGTTCGCGGCCGACTTCTTCGGCGCCTTCGCCCGGCGGATGGAGCAGTTCCGCAAGCCGATCATCGCCGCCGTCGCCGGCTACGCGCTTGGCGGCGGCTGCGAACTGGCCATGCTGTGCGACTTCATCATCGCCGCAGAGACCGCCAAGTTCGGCCAGCCTGAGATCAATCTTGGCGTCGCGCCGGGCATCGGCGGCACCCAGCGCCTGACCCGCTTCGTCGGCAAGTCCAAGGCCATGGACATGATCCTCACCGCCCGGATGATGGACGCCGCCGAGGCCGAGCGTTCGGGCCTGGTTTCCCGCGTTGTCCCTGCCGACAAGCTGATCGAGGAGGCCATGGGCGCCGCGACCAAGGTCGCCAGCCAGTCGCCCCTGGCGGTGATGATGAACAAGGAACTGGTGGAGGCGGCCTACGAGACCACGCTGGCCACCGGCGTGGCCCTGGAGCGGCGCCTGTTCCACTCCCTCTTCGCCTTCGACGACCAGAAGGAGGGCATGGCCGCCTTCGTCGAGAAGCGGAAGCCCAGCTTCAAGGGATCGTAG